Proteins encoded by one window of Cervus canadensis isolate Bull #8, Minnesota chromosome 18, ASM1932006v1, whole genome shotgun sequence:
- the LOC122420825 gene encoding mitotic checkpoint serine/threonine-protein kinase BUB1 beta-like — protein sequence MMYCKEKIYAGVGEFSFEEIRAEVFRKKLKERREAELLTSAEKRAEMQKQIEEMEKKLKEIQTTRQERASEQQEETMSTKETAELRIASESQEIAGIAGSNFVCPVNSCARETSLAENVWQEQPHSKSSSVPFSIFDESLLSEKKPVSPSAAPSRVLAQRRPLAILKTSESITSNEDVSPDVCDEFTGIEPLSEDAIITDFRNVTICPNPEDTCDFARAARFASTPFHEIISLKDLPSDPERLLQEEDLDVKTSEDQQTAWGTIYNPPLSIKKLSPIIEDSREATHSSGFSGSSASVTSTSSIKSLQIPEKLELTSETADSPTQSPWCSQYRRQLVKSLPELSVSTEFFVEDRPMPNLEIEKEIELDNEEYYIRQEYLVCEDYKLFWVTPRNTAELTIIKVSSQPVPWDFYINFKLKECLNEECDNLCTCYEYQDGCIVWHQYINCFTLQDLLQHSEFITHEMTVLIIYNLLTMVEKLHKAEIVHGDLSPRSLILRNRIHDPYDFN from the coding sequence atgaTGTATTGTAAGGAGAAGATTTATGCAGGAGTGGGGGAGTTCTCCTTTGAAGAGATCCGGGCTGAGGTTTTCCGGAAGAAATTAAAAGAGCGAAGAGAAGCTGAACTACTGACCAGTGCAGAGAAGAGAGCAGAAATGCAGAAACAGATTGAAGAGATGGAGAAGAAGCTAAAAGAAATCCAAACCACTCGGCAAGAAAGAGCGAGTGAGCAGCAAGAAGAGACGATGTCTACAAAGGAGACAGCTGAACTGCGAATTGCTTCAGAGTCTCAGGAAATAGCAGGAATAGCTGGGTCCAATTTTGTTTGCCCAGTAAACTCTTGTGCCAGGGAAACATCACTTGCAGAAAACGTTTGGCAAGAACAACCTCATTCTAAAAGTTCCAGTGTACCTTTCTCCATTTTTGATGAGTctcttctttcagaaaaaaagccTGTCAGTCCTTCTGCAGCTCCCTCACGGGTTTTAGCCCAACGAAGACCTCTTGCAATTCTCAAAACTTCAGAAAGCATCACCTCAAATGAGGATGTATCTCCAGATGTTTGTGATGAATTTACAGGAATTGAGCCCTTGAGTGAGGATGCTATTATCACAGATTTCAGGAATGTAACTATTTGTCCTAACCCAGAAGACACTTGTGACTTTGCTAGAGCAGCTCGTTTTGCATCCACTCCTTTTCATGAAATAATATCCTTGAAGGATCTCCCTTCTGATCCTGAGAGACTGTTGCAGGAAGAGGATCTAGATGTGAAGACCTCTGAGGACCAGCAAACTGCTTGGGGCACTATCTACAATCCACCTCTCAGCATCAAGAAGCTGAGCCCAATTATTGAAGACAGCCGTGAAGCCACACACTCCTCTGGGTTCTCTggatcttctgcctcagttacaaGCACCTCCTCCATCAAAAGTCTTCAAATTCCTGAGAAACTGGAGCTCACTAGTGAGACTGCAGACAGCCCCACTCAGTCACCCTGGTGTTCACAGTATCGCAGACAACTAGTGAAGTCCCTGCCAGAGCTGAGTGTCTCTACAGAGTTTTTTGTAGAAGATAGACCAATGCCTAATTtggaaatagagaaggaaattgaATTAGATAATGAGGAATATTACATTAGACAAGAATACCTGGTATGTGAAGATTACAAATTATTCTGGGTGACACCAAGAAACACTGCCGAGTTAACCATAATAAAGGTGTCTTCTCAACCTGTCCCGTGGGACTTTTATATCAACTTCAAGTTAAAGGAATGTTTAAATGAGGAGTGTGATAATTTGTGTACCTGTTATGAATACCAAGATGGCTGTATCGTTTGGCATCAATATATAAACTGCTTCACCCTTCAGGATCTTCTTCAACACAGTGAATTTATCACCCATGAAATGACAGTATTGATTATTTATAACCTTTTGACAATGGTGGAGAAACtacacaaagcagaaatagtcCATGGTGACTTGAGCCCAAGGAGTCTGATTCTTAGAAACAGAATCCATGATCCCTATGATTTTAATTAG